The following coding sequences lie in one Arachis ipaensis cultivar K30076 chromosome B03, Araip1.1, whole genome shotgun sequence genomic window:
- the LOC107630674 gene encoding protein KINESIN LIGHT CHAIN-RELATED 1, with the protein MPGLVKTPPEAPPLRVSVPNTPTQRSESIRTPSPLPKKPPSPSPSRSKKKTPETPNSNHLLSDASLDNPDLGPFLLKLARDTIASGDGPAKALDYAIRASKSFERCALDGEPSLDLAMSLHVLAAIYCSLGRFEEAVPVLERAIQVPDIARGADHALAAFSGYMQLGDTFSMLGQVDKSISCYDQGLQIQIQALGETDPRVGETCRYLAEANVQAMQFDKAEELCKKTLEIHRVHSEPASLEEAADRRLMALICEAKGDYEAALEHLVLASMAMIANGQDNEVASIDVSIGNIYMSLCRFDEAIFSYQKALTVFKSAKGENHSSVASVFVRLADLYHRTGKLRESKSYCENALRIYSKPVPGTTAEEIAGGLTEVSAIFESVDEPEEALKLLQKAMKLLEDKPGQQSTIAGIEARMGVMYYMIGRYEDSRNSFESAVAKLRVSGERKSAFFGVVLNQMGLACVQLFKIDEAAELFEEARGILEQECGPCHQDTLGVYSNLAATYDAMGRVGDAIEILEYVLKLREEKLGIANPDFEDEKRRLAELLKEAGKTRDRKAKSLENLIDPNSKRTKKEGAKRWPGLGFRI; encoded by the exons ATGCCGGGTCTCGTTAAGACCCCACCGGAAGCTCCGCCCCTCCGAGTCTCAGTACCCAACACTCCAACCCAAAGATCCGAATCCATCAGAACCCCTTCCCCTCTTCCCAAGAAACCACCCTCACCTTCTCCCTCCCGATCCAAGAAGAAGACTCCCGAAACCCCCAATTCCAACCACCTTCTCTCCGATGCCTCTCTCGATAACCCCGATCTTGGCCCATTTCTCCTTAAGCTAGCCCGCGACACCATCGCTTCTGGAGACGGGCCTGCCAAGGCCCTCGACTACGCTATCCGGGCTTCTAAGTCCTTTGAGCGATGCGCCCTCGACGGCGAGCCCAGCCTCGACCTCGCCATGAGCCTCCACGTCCTCGCCGCCATCTACTGCAGCTTAGGGAGGTTCGAGGAGGCTGTGCCGGTGCTTGAGCGCGCGATCCAGGTTCCTGACATCGCTAGAGGTGCGGATCACGCGCTCGCCGCTTTCTCCGGGTACATGCAGCTCGGAGACACGTTCTCCATGCTTGGCCAGGTCGATAAGTCCATCTCTTGCTACGACCAGGGACTCCAGATTCAGATCCAAGCCTTGGGCGAGACTGATCCTAGGGTTGGAGAAACTTGCAG ATACTTGGCTGAGGCCAATGTTCAAGCGATGCAGTTTGATAAGGCAGAAGAACTGTGCAAGAAGACGCTTGAGATTCATCGTGTGCACAGCGAACCAGCCTCTCTTGAAGAGGCAGCTGATAGAAGGCTTATGGCCCTTATATGCGAGGCAAAAGGGGATTACGAAGCGGCTCTTGAGCACCTTGTCCTTGCCAGCATGGCGATGATTGCAAATGGACAGGACAATGAAGTTGCTTCTATTGATGTCAGCATTGGAAACATCTACATGTCTCTCTGTCGCTTTGACGAGGCTATCTTCTCGTACCAGAAGGCACTTACTGTGTTCAAATCAGCCAAGGGAGAAAACCATTCTTCGGTTGCATCTGTCTTTGTAAGACTAGCTGATTTGTACCACAGGACTGGAAAGCTTCGAGAGTCCAAGTCCTATTGCGAAAATGCTCTTAGAATATACTCAAAACCAGTGCCTGGAACCACTGCAGAAGAGATTGCTGGTGGTTTGACTGAAGTTTCGGCCATTTTTGAGTCTGTGGATGAGCCTGAGGAAGCACTGAAGCTTTTACAAAAAGCAATGAAATTGTTGGAGGATAAACCAGGACAGCAGAGCACAATTGCTGGGATAGAAGCACGCATGGGGGTGATGTATTACATGATTGGGCGGTATGAAGATTCAAGGAACTCTTTTGAGAGTGCCGTAGCAAAACTCAGGGTCAGTGGAGAAAGGAAGTCTGCCTTCTTTGGCGTTGTTTTGAACCAGATGGGGTTGGCATGTGTGCAGCTGTTCAAGATAGATGAGGCTGCTGAACTGTTTGAAGAAGCTAGGGGCATTCTTGAACAAGAGTGTGGCCCATGCCATCAAGATACTCTTGGAGTGTATAGCAATCTTGCAGCAACTTATGATGCTATGGGAAG AGTGGGAGATGCAATTGAGATCTTAGAGTATGTGCTTAAATTGAGGGAAGAAAAGCTCGGAATTGCAAATCCTGATTTTGAAGATGAGAAGCGCAGGCTGGCTGAGCTCCTGAAAGAAGCAGGCAAGACACGAGATAGGAAAGCGAAATCTCTGGAAAACCTGATTGATCCAAACTCAAAGAGGACCAAGAAGGAGGGGGCAAAGAGATGGCCTGGTTTGGGTTTTAGAATTTAA
- the LOC107633375 gene encoding uncharacterized protein LOC107633375 has protein sequence MYVVGDASMHGMCSMNQQTWAQVSVIELYVKFEELVEVDLPEPNIDWTVYNTESEEEFESTYHIVGPVEDIDEDDIIVEPDVADVTNALTSQHPSREPSFIHALDLDAMNAPEFSEFVNADGEFIIGMEFSSRETVIAAIKDYTIRWGVNYRVCESEPTTFYAKCIQYRTNCDRLIRTSPIKRKFCWVIRRYNGSHTCTRTTISQDHVKLNSDIIAEVITPLVKVDPSLKVKSVIVEVQLKFNYTISYRKTWLVKHKAIANIFGGWEASYQALPSWFEATVQKDPSATVENKTTPAYQGDEAVQDFLWLPRTLYLIYWALLPN, from the exons ATGTATGTGGTTGGCGATGCAAGTATGCACGGGATGTGTTCGATGAACCAGCAAACATGGGCACAAGTGTCAGTTATCGAGTTATATGTTAAGTTCGAAGAATTAGTTGAGGTTGATTTACCCGAACCTAACATCGATTGGACGGTTTATAACACTGAAAGTGAAGAAGAATTCGAGAGCACTTATCATATTGTTGGTCCAGTTGAAGATATCGACGAAGATGATATCATAGTTGAGCCTGACGTTGCAGATGTGACAAATGCACTAACGAGCCAACATCCATCAAGAGAGCCTTCTTTTATACACGCTTTGGATCTAGACGCTATGAATGCACCAGAATTTTCTGAGTTTGTCAATGCAG ATGGTGAATTTATTATCGGTATGGAGTTTAGTTCTAGAGAAACTGTGATTGCAGCAATTAAAGATTATACCATTCGTTGGGGTGTGAATTATCGAGTGTGTGAATCTGAGCCAACCACATTTTATGCTAAGTGTATACAATATAGAACAAATTGCGATCGGCTTATCAGGACTAGTCCTATTAAGAGAAAGTTTTGTTGGGTTATAAGGCGGTACAATGGTAGTCACACATGTACCAGGACAACAATTTCTCAAGATCATGTGAAGCTAAACTCAGACATAATTGCAGAGGTGATAACGCCATTGGTTAAAGTTGATCCATCTTTAAAGGTGAAATCTGTGATTGTTGAAGTgcaattaaaattcaattatacGATAAGTTACCGCAAAACATGGCTGGTTAAGCACAAGGCAATTGCAAATATATTTGGTGGTTGGGAAGCTTCTTATCAAGCTTTGCCATCATGGTTTGAAGCAACGGTACAAAAAGATCCATCAGCAACAGTCGAGAACAAAACTACACCAGCTTACCAAGGGGATGAGGCGGTCCAGGATTTTCTTTGGCTTcccagaaccttatatcttatctattgggcactgttaccaaaTTGA